Proteins from a single region of Candidatus Saccharibacteria bacterium:
- a CDS encoding type II secretion system protein: protein MKSRGRTKGFTIVELLIVIVVIAILAAITIVAYNGIQGRARDSQRVQDMNTIIKALEVYKTLNGTYPAPVSTTGAAGWEVSTTGSAATNFLSALTGTSGVSKVPVDPTNTGVVGDLAPARNKENYEYFYYRYTAGDNGCNAARGDYYVVGVARMNGVASGSNSPQSPGFSCTGRDWSYEGAWVTGGYTK, encoded by the coding sequence ATGAAAAGTCGTGGGCGAACCAAGGGATTTACGATTGTAGAGCTGTTGATTGTGATTGTAGTCATTGCAATTCTCGCTGCTATTACAATCGTTGCGTATAACGGCATTCAGGGAAGAGCGCGCGACAGCCAGCGAGTGCAAGACATGAACACAATTATTAAGGCACTCGAGGTATATAAAACGTTAAACGGTACCTATCCTGCACCCGTTTCTACAACTGGCGCTGCCGGCTGGGAGGTGAGCACGACGGGGTCGGCCGCTACTAACTTTTTATCGGCCTTAACGGGCACGAGTGGTGTTTCAAAAGTGCCGGTTGACCCTACGAACACAGGGGTTGTAGGCGATCTTGCCCCGGCGCGCAACAAAGAAAACTACGAATATTTTTACTATAGGTATACTGCGGGTGATAACGGCTGCAATGCGGCGCGCGGTGATTATTACGTAGTGGGGGTTGCGCGCATGAACGGCGTTGCAAGTGGATCAAATTCACCGCAGAGTCCCGGATTTTCATGCACGGGGCGTGATTGGTCATATGAAGGCGCATGGGTAACAGGAGGGTATACAAAATGA